In Pseudobdellovibrionaceae bacterium, the following proteins share a genomic window:
- a CDS encoding TIGR02147 family protein, with protein sequence MISVRDGLKEDFEKRKLRNPAYSLRAFARDLGLDHASLSQILSGKRRISKANFEKIAQALHLTDDQVKQLKHEVDLGLESYSTLDDQLIARKNRWYLDAICELTRLEDFEPSVPWVAQALGLSESEVQEAVDLLTALGELRVSKDKWEVVEFCTTTLSGTKMSNLDLASAVRQCQRGFMSKQIEAFEKFPFEEMSHYGLTLAFDPDKLPEIRQKLIKTIREISREAESGQTRQRRVYRLNLSFFPVSD encoded by the coding sequence ATGATTTCAGTACGTGACGGTCTAAAAGAAGATTTTGAAAAACGGAAGTTGCGCAATCCGGCTTACTCCCTTCGCGCCTTTGCCCGAGACTTGGGGCTGGATCACGCGTCTCTGTCGCAGATCTTGTCAGGCAAGCGACGCATTTCAAAAGCCAACTTCGAGAAGATCGCGCAAGCACTTCACCTTACCGATGATCAAGTGAAGCAGTTGAAACACGAGGTTGACCTGGGGTTGGAGAGTTACTCGACTCTAGACGATCAACTGATAGCACGAAAGAACCGCTGGTACCTGGACGCCATTTGCGAACTCACTCGTCTGGAGGATTTTGAGCCCAGTGTCCCTTGGGTGGCTCAGGCACTCGGCCTGTCGGAATCAGAAGTTCAGGAAGCAGTTGATCTTTTGACAGCATTGGGTGAACTGCGGGTTTCAAAAGATAAGTGGGAGGTGGTTGAATTCTGTACGACCACACTCAGTGGAACCAAGATGTCCAATCTGGATTTGGCGTCGGCAGTACGACAATGCCAAAGAGGCTTTATGTCCAAGCAGATTGAAGCCTTCGAAAAATTTCCCTTTGAAGAAATGAGTCACTACGGCCTCACCTTGGCGTTTGATCCGGATAAACTTCCTGAGATTAGACAGAAGCTCATCAAGACGATACGTGAAATTTCCCGTGAAGCCGAATCAGGGCAGACCAGACAAAGAAGGGTCTATCGCCTCAATCTCTCTTTTTTTCCGGTGAGCGATTAA
- a CDS encoding MMPL family transporter, which translates to MKLLNQPLSRTTSKAFLFAYGVLLILASLAILRAEINNVPDVYLPPNSEAVLLQRQMNQFFLPDEVLIAIFSAQDLYSREKLDAIRQLTQTMTDHPLVSKVKSVSHQEKMVPTPDGFAIEPLVPPDTDEATALKERIASESLAENLLFSKDLTTLAVVVFPLHASDSTERLKLEEDFAAAIRDHGLADDHQATGGLLPLDTAQLKALLFDISIYTPLTVLIGLLLLWFLYRRWLALLALLISSNFVISSSLACYGLFKVPVTSITGLLPTMLAALNTSMLIHFFRSTQRQDHIGVKGSERSFRAFLEIIKPSLLTCLTTAIGLMSLGFSEIPPIRFFGLFGGIGILSSGLSLFLFTYPLFILFDDRPWPKPKGSLKWIDRITRAASRSSVRHPGLTVGLVFVGSLLLLPQIFKIETETNFFEFFKPNHPISVASDKIENKLSGLSQLRIQFSADNEETLFSPEVLKNIEQVHTWALAQPEINKVISGVDYVKEMNWAFNSGQASFRSIPDSAELIQQYLFVYDGKDLDEFVSPDRTRMISSVSITSHDTQSLGKVIERIKTYLSQMDWPTRVKWEIGGHSKALVDQERLLIQGQLYSLASALFLIWLFMVIQTGSISMGLLCMLPNIAPAMTMFIAMGVFGIHLDMATALVASLVVGIAVDDTIHIVHSLQRNSLATEPQRARSITRALHSTGRSVVSTTLVICSQFAILTSSEFIPSAEYGLLCAISLASALVFDLFLLPALIMVLFSFADKRSLSKRTI; encoded by the coding sequence ATGAAGCTCCTTAATCAGCCCCTTTCTCGAACCACCAGTAAGGCTTTTCTTTTTGCCTATGGAGTTTTGTTGATTCTGGCGTCGCTTGCGATTTTGCGAGCCGAAATCAACAATGTCCCCGATGTTTATCTGCCACCAAATTCAGAAGCCGTCCTCCTGCAAAGGCAGATGAATCAATTTTTCCTCCCAGATGAGGTCCTCATCGCCATATTCTCGGCTCAGGATCTGTACAGTCGGGAAAAGCTGGACGCAATTCGACAACTCACTCAAACCATGACCGATCACCCCTTGGTGAGCAAGGTCAAGTCGGTGAGTCATCAGGAAAAGATGGTTCCCACCCCTGATGGATTTGCCATTGAACCTCTGGTGCCACCAGACACTGATGAGGCCACAGCCCTAAAAGAGAGAATCGCCTCCGAAAGTCTTGCCGAGAACCTTCTGTTCTCAAAGGACCTAACCACCCTGGCTGTGGTGGTGTTTCCGCTTCACGCTTCAGATTCAACCGAACGCCTGAAGCTGGAAGAGGATTTTGCCGCGGCTATTCGAGATCATGGATTGGCAGACGACCACCAGGCAACCGGTGGCCTCCTGCCGCTTGATACAGCCCAATTGAAGGCCTTACTCTTTGATATATCTATTTACACGCCTCTGACTGTTCTCATTGGCCTGCTGCTTCTCTGGTTTCTTTACCGTCGTTGGCTGGCCCTGCTGGCACTGTTGATCTCTTCAAATTTTGTCATTTCCTCCAGCTTGGCCTGCTACGGGCTCTTCAAAGTACCCGTCACATCGATCACGGGCTTACTTCCCACCATGTTGGCTGCCCTCAATACGTCCATGTTGATTCACTTTTTCAGGTCCACACAAAGGCAGGACCACATTGGAGTTAAAGGGTCTGAACGAAGCTTTCGAGCTTTTTTAGAAATTATCAAGCCCTCACTCCTCACCTGTCTGACGACGGCCATAGGTCTTATGTCATTGGGCTTCAGCGAGATTCCTCCGATTCGCTTTTTTGGTCTCTTTGGGGGGATCGGCATTCTTTCTTCGGGACTTAGTCTGTTCCTATTCACCTACCCCTTGTTTATCTTGTTTGATGATCGCCCTTGGCCTAAACCTAAAGGGTCCCTGAAGTGGATTGACCGGATAACCCGAGCTGCCAGTCGTTCTTCTGTTCGACACCCAGGCCTCACGGTTGGCCTGGTCTTTGTCGGTTCTCTACTGCTCTTGCCTCAGATCTTCAAGATTGAAACCGAGACTAACTTTTTTGAATTTTTTAAACCAAATCACCCCATTTCAGTCGCCAGTGACAAGATTGAAAACAAGCTCTCAGGTCTTTCCCAACTTCGCATTCAGTTTTCTGCTGACAATGAGGAAACACTCTTCTCTCCTGAAGTGCTCAAGAATATTGAGCAAGTCCATACCTGGGCTCTCGCTCAGCCTGAAATTAACAAGGTCATCTCGGGAGTCGATTACGTCAAAGAAATGAATTGGGCGTTTAACTCTGGTCAAGCCAGTTTTCGCTCCATTCCCGATTCGGCCGAGTTGATTCAACAGTACCTATTTGTCTACGACGGCAAAGACCTGGACGAGTTTGTCTCGCCCGATCGTACCAGGATGATCTCCTCGGTGAGCATCACCTCCCACGACACTCAATCCTTAGGGAAAGTTATTGAACGAATTAAAACCTATCTTTCCCAAATGGACTGGCCTACTCGGGTCAAATGGGAAATTGGCGGGCACTCGAAGGCTCTGGTCGACCAAGAACGACTTTTGATACAAGGGCAACTCTACAGCTTGGCGAGTGCCTTGTTTCTGATCTGGCTCTTTATGGTCATCCAAACGGGCTCCATCTCGATGGGTCTGTTGTGTATGCTACCCAATATCGCGCCAGCTATGACCATGTTTATTGCAATGGGAGTTTTCGGCATTCATCTCGACATGGCCACAGCCCTTGTGGCGAGTCTTGTGGTTGGCATCGCCGTGGACGACACGATTCACATTGTTCATTCCCTTCAGCGCAACTCTCTCGCCACGGAACCTCAACGAGCGCGTTCCATAACCCGCGCTCTTCATTCGACGGGCAGATCCGTTGTTTCGACGACCCTGGTGATATGCTCTCAATTCGCCATTTTGACATCCTCGGAGTTTATCCCAAGTGCTGAATATGGACTTCTATGTGCTATTTCTCTGGCCAGCGCTCTCGTATTTGATTTATTCTTGTTGCCTGCACTGATCATGGTCTTGTTTTCGTTTGCCGACAAAAGAAGTCTCTCTAAAAGGACGATCTGA
- a CDS encoding ThiF family adenylyltransferase: MISGFDYNVAFSRNFGWLGKAEMDQLRHKKVAIAGLGGVGGQYCEVLARLGVGHFHIADMDHFAVENFNRQAGAAMSTVGRRKSDVMRDRILDINPQAQIQVFDQGISQSNLDAFLQGVDLYVDGLDFFVLDLRIPLFDRLRELKIPAITVAPIGMGAASLVFTDKSMSFRDYFGLHTGKTLAERALLFLVGLSPTLIQQKYVADRSAVDLVAQRVPSTPMGVFLCGGVAGALAVKVLFDRGPLPLAPTSMHFDAYLGKLKKRTIWFGYRNPLQKLKLYIAKLFLKKTGDISLQERKDQDAA; the protein is encoded by the coding sequence ATGATTTCCGGATTTGACTACAATGTGGCTTTTTCCCGCAACTTTGGATGGTTGGGAAAAGCAGAGATGGATCAACTCCGTCACAAGAAGGTGGCCATCGCCGGGTTGGGCGGAGTGGGCGGGCAGTATTGTGAAGTTCTGGCTCGTCTAGGGGTTGGTCATTTTCACATCGCCGATATGGACCACTTTGCCGTGGAAAATTTCAATCGCCAAGCGGGCGCTGCCATGAGTACGGTCGGGAGGCGCAAATCGGATGTGATGAGAGATCGCATTCTCGATATCAATCCTCAAGCTCAGATTCAGGTTTTTGATCAAGGCATTTCACAATCCAACTTGGATGCTTTTTTACAGGGCGTGGATCTTTATGTGGACGGGCTTGATTTCTTTGTTCTGGATCTGCGCATTCCTCTTTTTGATCGGCTGCGTGAACTCAAAATCCCAGCAATTACGGTGGCACCAATTGGAATGGGAGCCGCTTCTCTTGTTTTCACAGACAAGAGTATGAGCTTTCGCGACTACTTTGGACTTCATACGGGCAAGACCCTGGCCGAAAGGGCCCTGCTTTTTTTGGTGGGATTGTCTCCGACACTTATCCAGCAAAAGTATGTGGCTGACAGATCGGCTGTCGATCTTGTCGCCCAAAGGGTTCCCTCCACTCCGATGGGTGTATTTCTCTGCGGAGGGGTGGCTGGGGCCTTGGCAGTAAAGGTTCTGTTCGATCGTGGACCATTGCCACTGGCGCCGACCAGTATGCACTTTGATGCCTACCTGGGGAAGTTGAAGAAACGGACGATTTGGTTTGGTTATCGAAATCCATTGCAAAAGCTCAAGCTTTATATCGCCAAACTATTTCTTAAGAAGACTGGGGACATCAGTTTGCAAGAGAGGAAAGATCAGGATGCAGCCTAG
- a CDS encoding helix-turn-helix transcriptional regulator, protein MNDRLTVKADNYVSRFHFLDKDLLRFDRIHRFVGPTKEVDSLPRIWSLALADFEPGIIRVPTENGPAELVGPVGVFMPPFSPIQWQIEPSVLEFRAFISPTSLPPGIPRDPFFFSWAGNQDPTSVDEILALLTDLQNLTYIKPPGRYSVPAQMTKIFIDNNYHQRISLAEMAKQLNYSHSFLTRSFKSTYGISPVEYRTRLRLFDAQMLLLTKSSKVTHVAYASGFSDPGRFMKQFRRLFRARPSQFRIKRGLEGRDLGN, encoded by the coding sequence GTGAACGACAGACTGACTGTTAAGGCCGACAACTATGTGTCGCGGTTTCATTTCCTGGATAAAGATCTTCTCCGTTTTGATCGCATTCACCGTTTTGTGGGCCCAACCAAGGAAGTGGACAGTCTCCCCCGCATTTGGTCCCTGGCCCTCGCGGATTTTGAACCTGGCATCATCAGAGTGCCGACTGAAAATGGCCCAGCAGAACTGGTGGGTCCGGTAGGGGTTTTTATGCCACCCTTTTCCCCTATCCAGTGGCAAATTGAACCATCGGTACTGGAGTTTCGAGCTTTTATCAGTCCAACCTCCCTGCCCCCGGGGATTCCACGGGATCCCTTTTTCTTTTCCTGGGCGGGTAATCAGGATCCAACTTCAGTGGATGAGATTCTTGCCCTTCTGACTGATCTGCAAAACCTGACTTACATTAAGCCGCCAGGACGCTACAGTGTTCCGGCGCAAATGACTAAGATATTTATTGATAACAATTACCATCAACGCATCAGTTTGGCCGAGATGGCAAAACAACTGAATTACTCCCATTCGTTCTTAACACGTAGCTTTAAGTCTACTTATGGCATCTCTCCTGTCGAGTATCGAACCCGCCTTCGCCTGTTTGATGCTCAAATGTTGCTTCTGACCAAGTCATCAAAGGTCACTCACGTCGCCTACGCTTCTGGGTTTTCCGATCCTGGACGTTTTATGAAGCAATTTCGTCGACTTTTCAGAGCCCGCCCCTCTCAGTTCCGGATTAAACGGGGCCTTGAAGGCAGGGATCTGGGCAATTGA
- a CDS encoding class I SAM-dependent methyltransferase — translation MSLLNPLKKCLTYLVLSGANKWTSPYNLERRPEPEVSDEAEQVAHYDRVMETSMAVVYGVSLELICRILRTPKSGQRIVDLCCGPGQFTRLLGKSFPDCEVHGLDLSPPMLECLRKNLPAAFAHCENMIEAPSLVREGFELITAMNCLHHLPDQKDVGKALKTMEDLSSAEGVIFVTDPLRLKNQWQTNLYTDTYGMKGRPDFSLFHRDFELSMAAAWTADELVSCLPSPAKKSWHLMIPFGVPVMGILVGIPRERGQHLFVDEIQSPLKVHSLIPKEFRTDFQMLKRALKLGTTRKIT, via the coding sequence GTGAGTCTGTTGAATCCCCTCAAAAAGTGTCTGACCTATCTCGTGCTCTCTGGAGCCAACAAGTGGACCTCCCCATACAACCTGGAGCGCCGACCTGAGCCGGAAGTTTCAGATGAGGCAGAACAGGTGGCCCACTACGATAGGGTTATGGAGACCTCGATGGCGGTTGTCTATGGCGTCAGCCTGGAACTCATTTGCCGAATTCTGAGGACTCCAAAATCAGGACAACGGATTGTGGATTTATGCTGTGGCCCTGGGCAATTCACTCGGCTCCTTGGAAAGTCTTTTCCCGATTGTGAAGTTCATGGATTAGATCTATCCCCGCCGATGCTTGAGTGCCTTAGGAAAAATCTTCCTGCGGCCTTTGCTCACTGTGAAAACATGATTGAGGCGCCTTCGCTGGTTAGAGAGGGATTTGAATTGATCACTGCCATGAACTGCCTGCACCATTTACCTGATCAGAAGGACGTGGGCAAAGCCTTGAAGACAATGGAGGACCTCTCATCAGCGGAGGGAGTTATTTTTGTAACGGACCCCTTGCGATTGAAAAACCAGTGGCAAACCAATCTCTACACTGACACTTACGGGATGAAAGGGCGTCCCGACTTCTCCCTTTTTCACCGGGACTTTGAGCTTTCCATGGCGGCGGCCTGGACGGCTGATGAGTTGGTCAGTTGTCTTCCGTCTCCGGCCAAAAAGAGCTGGCATTTGATGATCCCCTTTGGAGTTCCCGTGATGGGGATTCTGGTCGGAATTCCTCGGGAAAGAGGCCAACATCTGTTTGTCGATGAGATTCAGTCACCACTGAAGGTTCACAGTCTTATACCCAAGGAGTTTAGGACTGATTTCCAAATGTTGAAAAGAGCCCTGAAGTTGGGCACCACTCGGAAGATCACTTGA
- a CDS encoding outer membrane lipoprotein-sorting protein yields MQPRTLLTTIASHLLPLAAIMSLVLSLPSHADKKGEGLMKQAYDHPSRGGSLGRFKMILKDKAGGERTRTFYSFSHREKGNFVSLIRFVNPDNVKNTGLLTMDRPGDSGDQWLYMPALGKSRRIASNRKGGRFVGSDVFFEDLRDREVELDEHRYLREETMGGSKVAVIESRPRNAGNSFYSKRLVWVHQDIKIPLKIEFYKGKRKEPIKRLEVKKLEQIDGVWTATHNIMSDIQNGSTTALIAEKIQYDNKIPKSLFTVRSLEEPSQDEKLRSRVR; encoded by the coding sequence ATGCAGCCTAGGACATTGCTCACCACGATCGCCAGCCATCTACTCCCTTTGGCAGCTATTATGAGCTTGGTTCTTTCTTTGCCCTCTCATGCCGACAAAAAAGGGGAGGGACTCATGAAGCAGGCCTACGATCACCCCAGCCGGGGTGGAAGTCTAGGGCGATTCAAGATGATCCTTAAGGACAAAGCTGGTGGCGAGAGAACGCGGACATTTTATAGTTTTTCGCATAGGGAAAAAGGAAACTTTGTGTCCTTGATTCGTTTTGTGAATCCGGACAACGTCAAGAATACGGGCCTTTTGACAATGGATAGGCCCGGCGATTCCGGGGATCAGTGGCTCTATATGCCGGCTCTCGGCAAGAGCCGACGTATCGCCTCAAATCGAAAGGGTGGTCGCTTTGTCGGCTCTGATGTTTTTTTTGAAGATCTCAGAGATCGTGAAGTGGAGCTGGACGAACACCGTTATCTGCGGGAAGAAACCATGGGCGGGAGTAAGGTGGCTGTGATTGAGAGTCGACCTCGCAACGCGGGCAATTCTTTCTACTCCAAACGCTTGGTGTGGGTTCACCAGGATATCAAGATTCCTCTGAAGATTGAGTTCTACAAGGGCAAGAGAAAGGAGCCCATCAAACGCTTGGAAGTGAAGAAGCTGGAGCAGATTGATGGTGTATGGACGGCAACCCATAACATTATGTCCGACATTCAGAATGGCTCGACCACAGCCTTGATCGCAGAAAAGATCCAATACGACAATAAAATTCCCAAGTCTTTATTTACGGTAAGATCCCTTGAGGAGCCCTCCCAGGATGAAAAGCTGCGCAGCAGGGTTCGTTGA
- a CDS encoding helix-turn-helix transcriptional regulator: protein METQFADSEIRSEMIKALRGDDSQFDLSRELGFSFNQVHKWESGAKRFLWPEFVALCQLKKIPILEILRKVFSFLGDDPADAQELMFCLKQFFAHLSIDGLAKEVEVHPSMLRRWLAGSVVPDLDIVLKLLSLRPGLLQSFLANVFPDRQLPILHESLDRYKNQKLMEAQLPIAPAIEAVLSTEDYRKLVDHSDNWVAEKVGTTADVINSAMAVMLKAGTIKQEDRKFVVTYNRIDMHGLDQKDLLRLACYWTLKAANRFAVERVPEPSNDPHRVANLLGYRIVPMSKESAKKVTGKLVECLEEILRIVEADEGPMTEARVVLMHHFAVADRPLPSDLSLIGRDLTQLIASFEKL, encoded by the coding sequence ATGGAAACTCAATTTGCCGATAGTGAAATTCGCAGTGAGATGATTAAGGCCCTGAGGGGAGACGACTCCCAATTCGATCTCAGTCGAGAGTTGGGCTTTAGCTTTAACCAGGTTCACAAGTGGGAATCGGGTGCCAAGCGATTTTTGTGGCCCGAATTTGTGGCCCTCTGCCAACTGAAGAAGATTCCGATTTTGGAGATCCTGCGCAAAGTCTTTTCCTTTTTGGGCGACGACCCGGCCGATGCCCAGGAGCTGATGTTTTGTCTCAAACAGTTCTTCGCTCATCTGTCCATTGATGGGTTGGCCAAGGAAGTCGAAGTTCATCCCTCAATGCTGCGTCGTTGGCTGGCCGGGAGCGTGGTGCCGGATTTGGACATTGTTCTGAAGTTGTTGAGCCTCAGACCAGGACTGCTCCAGTCCTTTTTGGCAAATGTGTTCCCGGATCGACAGTTACCGATTTTGCATGAGTCTCTTGATCGTTATAAAAATCAAAAGCTCATGGAAGCCCAATTGCCAATTGCACCAGCGATCGAGGCTGTTTTGTCCACCGAGGATTACCGAAAACTGGTGGACCATTCTGACAACTGGGTGGCTGAGAAAGTTGGAACCACAGCAGATGTGATCAATTCCGCTATGGCTGTTATGTTAAAGGCCGGAACTATTAAGCAAGAGGACCGCAAGTTTGTGGTGACCTACAATCGCATTGATATGCACGGTCTCGACCAAAAAGATCTCTTACGCCTGGCTTGTTACTGGACCCTTAAAGCTGCCAATCGTTTTGCTGTCGAGCGAGTACCCGAGCCGTCAAATGATCCTCATCGGGTCGCCAATTTGCTGGGATATCGGATTGTTCCCATGTCCAAAGAGTCGGCAAAGAAAGTGACAGGGAAGTTGGTCGAATGCCTCGAAGAAATTCTTCGCATTGTTGAAGCCGACGAAGGTCCTATGACCGAAGCCCGGGTGGTGCTGATGCACCACTTTGCGGTGGCTGACCGACCTTTGCCTTCGGATCTTAGTCTAATAGGTCGGGATCTCACCCAGTTGATTGCCAGTTTTGAAAAGCTATAA
- a CDS encoding helix-turn-helix transcriptional regulator: MSRVSVEGQNSTSEYRWISPELVYFRRRQYRHRPCSEIDAFPSMWTVGIANLRPGQVSVRSGNHLIQKSGSWAAFIPPFNMVNWQLSAGALHWQAYLSIAPLPEFLSDRAFAFPWDSQWAPQSVDDLFAILKGVQTPEYINDQHQQSGIALRAKQFIDRTFRDPEVGVTEVAEALNVSHSFMTREFKKAFGLTPVSYRTKLRVFESTKLMLMSGYNVTTAGHEVGFTDTARFNKQFRNLMNTIPSQFCLEKRLKRGSS, translated from the coding sequence ATGTCGCGGGTTAGCGTCGAAGGCCAAAACTCTACTTCCGAATACCGGTGGATCAGCCCCGAGTTGGTTTACTTCAGGCGCAGACAGTACCGTCACCGCCCCTGCAGTGAGATCGACGCCTTCCCATCCATGTGGACGGTGGGAATTGCCAATCTTCGCCCCGGCCAGGTTTCCGTCCGTAGCGGCAATCATCTCATCCAGAAATCCGGGTCGTGGGCAGCTTTTATTCCACCCTTTAATATGGTGAATTGGCAGCTTTCGGCGGGGGCTCTACATTGGCAGGCCTATCTGTCTATTGCACCCCTGCCTGAATTTTTAAGCGACAGAGCCTTTGCCTTTCCCTGGGACAGTCAGTGGGCCCCCCAGTCGGTTGACGATTTATTTGCAATTCTTAAGGGAGTGCAAACTCCAGAGTATATCAACGACCAACATCAACAGTCGGGGATCGCTCTGCGAGCCAAGCAGTTTATCGACCGCACGTTTCGCGATCCAGAAGTTGGCGTTACCGAAGTGGCCGAAGCCCTCAATGTTTCCCACTCCTTTATGACCCGCGAATTCAAAAAGGCTTTTGGTCTGACACCTGTTTCCTATCGAACCAAGTTGAGGGTTTTTGAGTCGACAAAGCTGATGCTGATGTCTGGTTACAATGTCACCACTGCAGGGCATGAAGTGGGATTCACAGACACGGCTCGATTTAACAAACAATTTCGTAATCTCATGAACACCATACCCTCCCAGTTTTGTTTGGAGAAAAGGCTCAAAAGAGGCTCCTCGTGA
- a CDS encoding glycerophosphodiester phosphodiesterase, translating to MASWGPVASAQGRCWKFLSRQALIEKVQLLAQAVTDLIFASVPRPIPPLEKLKRTKVVAHRGAHNNKMGILENTMEAFDLCLQNRLWGIEFDIRWTKDNVPVIHHDPNTGRLFATDLVIKDHTAAEIRQALPKIPRFEEVLAAYSGKMHLMIEIKETLTPEQGQMLMQMLFHLQPGRDYHLLALDAALFNGVRFIPTSAFLPVAETNTSLQSKAALDQNFGGVTGHYALLGRPYLEIHRGQSQLVGTGFINSSNALAREVNRDVEWIFTNHALQVRKFLDELIELSERLQGQ from the coding sequence TTGGCTTCATGGGGACCTGTGGCCTCGGCTCAGGGTCGCTGTTGGAAGTTCCTGAGCCGCCAGGCCCTCATAGAAAAGGTCCAGCTCCTGGCTCAAGCCGTCACGGATTTGATCTTCGCATCGGTTCCGCGACCGATTCCTCCCTTGGAAAAGCTCAAAAGAACTAAAGTGGTGGCTCATCGCGGTGCCCACAATAACAAAATGGGCATCTTGGAAAACACCATGGAGGCCTTTGATCTTTGCTTGCAGAATCGGCTTTGGGGAATTGAATTCGACATCCGTTGGACCAAGGACAATGTGCCTGTGATTCACCATGATCCGAATACAGGACGACTGTTTGCCACTGATTTGGTGATCAAAGACCATACGGCGGCTGAGATTCGCCAAGCTCTTCCTAAGATCCCGCGGTTTGAAGAAGTGCTTGCTGCCTACAGTGGCAAGATGCATCTGATGATTGAGATCAAAGAGACGTTAACGCCCGAGCAAGGACAGATGTTGATGCAAATGCTGTTTCACTTGCAACCGGGGCGGGATTATCATCTGCTTGCCTTGGATGCGGCTTTGTTTAACGGCGTTCGTTTTATCCCCACATCAGCATTTTTGCCCGTGGCAGAAACCAACACCTCGCTACAAAGCAAGGCGGCATTGGACCAGAACTTTGGTGGAGTGACTGGGCACTATGCCTTACTTGGTCGGCCCTATCTTGAAATCCACCGCGGGCAATCCCAGCTTGTAGGCACCGGATTTATCAATTCGTCGAATGCCCTTGCTCGCGAGGTCAATCGCGACGTGGAGTGGATCTTCACCAATCACGCGCTTCAGGTGAGAAAATTCCTCGACGAATTAATCGAGCTCTCCGAACGTTTGCAGGGACAATAG
- a CDS encoding PilZ domain-containing protein → MKTIKSGVDQVNIKRSIRKNLNQLLKLAPRELRQSLFRQMLHLPIIPPSNILVKFAESPDEFNQAFRLIQETYAHLGYCDRSTPMRATKYHTLPTTKVVIILLDGKVIATITHILDNPMGLPIENQWSIQALREQGHLSAEISSLAISKQWRHNHGLLHYMTRFLLDYAINHLGVDTWVIVTHPSTRDFYQGVLCFQTLSEDIKHCGHVKNALGLAQMLDLNQLQENFFRLYRNRPPHQNIHDFYFVRDFSNCFQFPTPSIFLTNSMPRFYFKELFTTTTPIISDMSCRERLILSGLYSDLVDHLGLPFLQNLRLRSLTSISGQLRTRDALLPVRVADVSSGGAKILSKFPLPLDHSPIRLMLPLQPKLEVPIRIVWNINQRVAGVQICDPAPSTWLRWTEDLRRQFQTSMLTRVA, encoded by the coding sequence ATGAAGACAATCAAATCCGGGGTGGACCAGGTGAACATCAAGAGAAGCATTCGGAAAAATTTAAATCAGTTGTTGAAGCTTGCCCCCCGAGAGCTGCGCCAAAGCCTTTTTCGGCAAATGCTCCATCTTCCGATCATTCCACCATCAAACATCCTGGTTAAATTTGCAGAGTCCCCGGATGAATTTAATCAGGCCTTTAGACTCATTCAAGAGACCTATGCTCACCTTGGGTATTGCGATCGATCCACTCCTATGCGGGCCACCAAGTATCACACTTTGCCGACGACAAAGGTGGTTATCATCCTTTTGGACGGGAAAGTGATCGCCACCATCACTCATATACTGGACAATCCAATGGGACTGCCCATTGAAAACCAATGGAGTATCCAGGCTCTCCGCGAACAAGGCCACCTCTCGGCGGAGATATCGAGCTTAGCCATCAGTAAGCAATGGCGTCACAACCATGGCCTTCTCCACTACATGACTCGGTTTCTTCTCGACTACGCCATCAATCACCTGGGTGTGGACACCTGGGTGATCGTCACCCACCCAAGTACCAGAGACTTTTACCAAGGCGTCTTGTGCTTTCAAACTCTGTCCGAAGATATTAAACACTGCGGCCACGTTAAAAATGCGCTCGGCCTCGCCCAGATGCTCGACCTCAACCAACTACAAGAAAACTTTTTTCGCCTCTACAGAAATCGGCCGCCCCATCAAAACATTCACGACTTTTACTTTGTTCGAGACTTCTCAAATTGCTTTCAGTTCCCCACTCCCTCCATCTTCCTGACCAACTCAATGCCCAGGTTTTACTTTAAAGAACTCTTCACGACGACGACACCCATCATCAGTGACATGAGCTGTCGGGAGCGATTGATTCTCTCTGGCTTGTACAGCGACCTCGTCGATCATCTCGGCCTGCCGTTTCTGCAAAATCTCCGTCTGAGAAGTCTTACGAGCATATCTGGACAATTGCGAACTCGGGATGCATTGCTTCCCGTCCGTGTGGCTGATGTTTCATCAGGTGGGGCTAAGATTCTGTCAAAATTTCCACTCCCCCTTGATCACTCTCCAATTCGCCTGATGTTGCCACTTCAGCCCAAGCTAGAGGTTCCCATTAGGATTGTTTGGAACATTAATCAGCGCGTGGCAGGAGTTCAGATTTGCGATCCAGCCCCCAGCACCTGGCTGCGGTGGACCGAGGACTTGCGCCGCCAGTTTCAAACAAGTATGTTGACCCGTGTGGCCTAA